The genomic DNA CACTGTGATGAATGTTGGAAGTTAACTCCAAGCTGTTTTCGCAAACATTTTGTTAGAGATTATCCGAAGAATGAGAATGCTACACCTATTACTTCTCAGAGATCTATGCCTACTTTTAGGGGTCGCGGGTCAAGTTGAAGTGGTTCATTTTCAAGAGGTGGTGCTAGAAAGGGAAATGATACTGTTACTCAACAGTTAAAGGCCAGAACGCCAGCTCGAGCTTATGTTGTACAAACTCGTGAGGATGGTGGTGCTAATGATGTTGTGAGTAGTATATTTTTTATTACATTCAAAACCTGTTTATGCTTTGATAGATCTGGGATCTTCACATTCATATGTAAATACAAAATTGGTTGAGTCAAGAAGTTTAAAATCTGAGGCATCTAGTGTATCGATAGTGGTGTCTAGTCCATTGGGACAATCTGTGTTAGTGGATCAGGTGTGTAGGAGATTTCCGTTAATGATAAAGAATATAACTTTTCTTGTTGATCTGTTGATAATGCCGTTTGGtgattttgatatgattttgggaatggattggcttacaAAGCACGGAGTGATTTTTTATTGTTGTAAAAAGAAGTTTGTTGTTCAGAGTGAAAACGGTGATAAGATTGAAGTGAATGGTATTCAAACAAGTGGTTCAACTCGTATCATTTTAGCAATTCGAGCTAATAAACTTCTTAATCAAGGTTGTGAAGCTTTTCTAGCCTATGTTATCAATCCGAATTCTGTTGATAGTCAGTGCAGTAAGATTCAAACTGTTTGTGAATTCCTTGATGTGTTTCCCGATAAATTATCGGGATTACCACCAGATCGGGAGGTTGAGTTTGCAATTGAAGTGTTTCCTAGTACGGCTCCAGTGTCAATGCCCCCTATTTTATGTCACCTatgaaattgaaagaattaatagtACAATTGCAAGACTTATTGGATCATGGTTTTATACGCCTTAGTATATTGCCTTGGGGAGCCTTAGTGCTTTTtgtcaaaaagaaagatgctCGATTGGGCTTTGTATTTATTATCggcaattgaataaattgacgaTTAAGAATCGATACCCTTTACCCCgcattgatgacttatttgatcaacaAAAAGGAGCTTCTGTCTTttgaaagattgatttgagatcgggttactatcagttgaaagtGAAATAAAGTGATGTACTGAAAACAACATTTTGTACACGATATGGTCATTCTGAATTCTTAGTAATGCCTTCTGGATTGATGAATTATCCGGCAACatttatggatctcatgaatcgtaTTTTCCAATCGTATTTGGATTAATTTgtggtagtttttattgatgatattttggtctattcaaatcTACATCCAAGCATGAATAATACCTCAGAATTGTTTTGCAAGTGTTACGAGAGAAACAATTATGCGGAAAGCTTAGTACGTGTGAATTTTGATTATCAAAGGTTGTGTTTTTGGGACATGTTATCTCAGCaaatggaattagagttgattcAAAAATGATCAAAGGCAATTGTTCAGTGGAAAACACCGAGGAATGTGTCAGAAGTTCGTAGCTTTCTTGGATTAGCTAGATATTACCGAGGATTTGTAAATGGATGAATAAGCTTTTGCATAAGAATGTTCAGTTCGTTTGGGACGTTCAgtgtcaagaaagttttgagaaattgaagcagATGTTGACTGAAGCGCTGATTTTGACTTTACCGAAACTGGGAAAAGATTTTATCATTTATAGTGACTCTTCTTTAAGCGGTcttggttgtattttgatgcaaGATGAGAAAGTGATTgcttatgcatctcgtcagctaAAATGCATGAACGCAATTATCCGATGcgtgatttagagctagctgctgtggtttttgctctaaagatttggagacactatctgTACGATGAAAAGTGTTATATTTAtacgatcataagagtcttaaatacCTCTTAtgtcaaaaggagttgaatttgaggcagcATAGTTGGGTAGAACTTCTGAAAGGCTTTGATTGGGTTATTGATTACCACCTTGGTAAAACTGATGTTGTAGCTGATGCGTTGAGTAGAAAAGCATCAATTGAATTATGAGAAATGTTTGTTCAGCTCAATATCAATGACGTTGGAAGCCTATTGGTTGAACTAAACATCAAACCGGTAATGTTTAATCGGATCAAGTCAGCACAATTAGAAGATGACAAGCTATcgaagaaaagagaaatggttcagaatgctatattagaaaattttagcattgatgatTGTAGTTGCTTGAGATTTTGTAACCGAATCTATGTTCTAGATGTTTCTAAATTGAAAGAGTTGATACTTCGCAAAGCTCATGATAGTCCTTTTACTTTGCATCCTGGAGGAACGAAAATGTATCGCTATCTGCAAGAATCttattggtggccaggaatgaagaAAGATGTGGTCGAGCATGTGGCTAAATGTTTAACTTGTCAACGACTTAAGGCAAAACATTAGGTTCCCACTGGATTACTTCAGCTCATTtctattcctgaatggaaatgaaattgtatcacaatggattttgtaataGGGTTACCTTTATCAGCAAGTAAGAAAAATGccatttgggtcattgttgatcgatttacgaaatcggctcattttattgtGGTTAGGACTGATTGGTCACTTCAAAAACTCGTTGAATTTTATATTCAAGAAatcgtgagattacatggtgCCCCTATGACAATAATCTTTGATTGACATCCACgatttacttcaagattttggaaataGTTGCACGAATCTCTTGGTACGCGACttaattttagcacagcttttcacccgTAGATTGATGGACAATCTGAGCGTGTTATTCAAATTTTGGAAGACATGCTTTGTACTTGTATTATTGATTTTGAATTAGGTTAGGAGCGTTACTTACCTTTGGTCGAATTTGTATACAATAATAATTTTCAATAAAGTATTCAAATGGTTCAGTATGTAGACTTATAAGGTCGTAGGTGTCAATCACCTGTTTCTTGGATGGAATTAAGTGAAAGAAGAATAATTCGACCGGAATTAATTCAAGAAACGAAAGATATTGTTAAGAAAATTTGAGATAGATTGAAGACAACTTttgatagacagaaatcatatgcagatttcaAATGTCGAGATATTGAATATTCTATTGGCGATAAAGTATTTCTTACAGTTTCACATtcgaagaaaattttgagatttgggctaaaagggaaattgagtccttGTTTTATTGGATCGTATGATATCGTGGAAAGAGTGGGACCAGTTGGGTGTCGTTTAACTTTTCCTGtggaattatagaaaattcatgatgtttttcatgtttcaatgcttagaAGATATCAATCGGATCCATCTCATGTTATTTCGACGGAAGATATTGAGATTCAACCAGATTTGTcatacgaagaagaaccggttaagattttggcatgCAAGGTGAAAGAGTTACATAATAAACGAGTTCTATTAGTGAAAGTAATATGGCATAGTCATAGTGTTGAGGAAGTGTCTTGGAAACCGCAAGAGACTATGAGATCTCAGTACGTTcacctcttttcaggtaaattttggGGACAAAATTTAGTTAGGGGGAGAATTGTAGCTACTCGATAGTCAGGGGTGTCATAAAGTGCATTCCCGAGACTCTGTTCCCTTAAAttggactcgtaaatatttattaaaaatatttacgaagctagttgtgtagttaattaggtctTGGTTAAGAGAATTTGCTTggattaagagtaattaggtataaggactaaattccaTAAAAGGTGAAAGTTGAGTTATAAATTAAAGAATATTTAAAAGGACTAAAGAAGCAATTTTGCCTTTAACTTTAAATGAGGCGACATAAGgtgtaatattattataaaatttaagttaaaatatatattataatataaaacctTAAGaattaaatgtatatatattataaaattataataaaacaaaataaaaaagaaagaagcTAAAACAAAACAGaatgaaaagaaaacaaaaaagggaaagaaagaaatgaGAAAGACAAGGCTAGGGTGTCAAAGTTCcaagttcaattggttagtcaatttaatcatttttcttgtaatttttatgtttttggaatcccggttaaatactacccgacccatatcaaaattttagaaatattgagtttttaagtgttgtctatgttgaataattttagaataagggattaaattgatagttttaaaagttagaaataaaaaggattgaagtgtaaaataaattgtaaattttgagtaatagggattaaattttgaaaatttcaaaatttatggatttaagtgaaaatagggagttaaatttagtttaaagtaaaatttttataaaaatataggattaattgtaaagaaataaagttagtcttgttttagggactaaattgaaaattaggaaaatattcagaaaaaattgaaatatgcaatatgaaattgaattgtgttgtattcatgaattttaattgttttaattccgcaGCTAACATCATACCATAATCTTgactaaaaaggggaaagataaagtcgacggagaatagctcaaaatttcttgtttgtatttctataatctaaaACTAATTATTAATTGATGTATCTTTTGTTTAATACATATGGTAAGTGTTGAAGTGAGTATTCGGCACTTTAACAttgagacattgggtgtcaattTACTACTTCGGATTTATTCAATGAGACACTGGTTGTCACTTTACTACTTTGAATTATCCGATGATCCACTGGGTGCAAAACttgtgtgttggttggatccatgtatccgtccGAATccaagtcgtgttaataggggtaaacagataattaaagttttataattgatattgaaatggcatggtATGAGAAATGGAATTGAGATAGTGAACTAAAAatataatgtgaaatatgttgtaaaTACATGGAATACATGAGAAATGGAATTGAGATAGTGAACtga from Gossypium arboreum isolate Shixiya-1 chromosome 9, ASM2569848v2, whole genome shotgun sequence includes the following:
- the LOC108455618 gene encoding uncharacterized protein LOC108455618 — protein: MVEQVLDFDKKTENTRTVGKHPGAASSNPQLKRLKEFCGSLRSNFKSDRIDRNRDRQPTVSTGHVRGPSRDIDIPNCEHCGKKHCDECWKLTPSCFRKHFVRDYPKNENATPITSQRSMPTFRGRGSNLGSSHSYVNTKLVESRSLKSEASSVSIVVSSPLGQSVLVDQVCRRFPLMIKNITFLVDLLIMPFGDFDMILGMDWLTKHGVIFYCCKKKFVVQSENGDKIEVNGIQTSGSTRIILAIRANKLLNQGCEAFLAYVINPNSVDSQCSKIQTVCEFLDVFPDKLSGLPPDREVEFAIEVFPSTAPVSMPPILCHL